Proteins from a single region of Parambassis ranga chromosome 18, fParRan2.1, whole genome shotgun sequence:
- the rbpjb gene encoding recombination signal binding protein for immunoglobulin kappa J region b, which translates to MAPVVTGKFGERPQPQRLTREAMRNYLKERGDQTVMILHAKVAQKSYGNEKRFFCPPPCVYLMGSGWKKKKEQMERDGCSEQESQPCAFIGIGNSDQEMQQLNLEGKNYCTAKTLYISDSDKRKHFMLSVKMFYGNSADIGVFLSKRIKVISKPSKKKQSLKNADLCIASGTKVALFNRLRSQTVSTRYLHVEGGNFHASSQQWGAFYIHLLDDEESEGEEFTVRDGYIHYGQTVKLVCSVTGMALPRLIIRKVDKQTALLDADDPVSQLHKCAFYLKDTERMYLCLSQERIIQFQATPCPKEPNKEMINDGASWTIISTDKAEYTFYEGMGPVHSPVTPVPVVESLQLNGGGDVAMLELTGQNFTPNLRVWFGDVEAETMYRCAESMLCVVPDISAFREGWRWVRQPVQVPVTLVRNDGIIYSTTLTFTYTPEPGPRPHCSAAGAILRAGNSSLLSSSGQEAGAGVYGPNSTSNAGVTSSSSTAAAVVS; encoded by the exons AGAAGCGATGAGGAATTACCTGAAGGAGCGAGGCGACCAAACTGTTATGATCCTGCACGCTAAAGTTGCACAGAAATCCTATGGCAATGAAAAAAG GTTCTTCTGCCCTCCTCCCTGTGTGTACCTGATGGGCAGTGgctggaagaaaaagaaggagcaGATGGAGCGAGATGGGTGCTCTGAGCAGGAGTCGCAGCCCTGTGCCTTCATCGGCATCGGTAACAGCGACCAAGAAATGCAGCAGCTCAACTTAGAGGGAAAG AATTATTGCACAGCCAAAACCTTGTACATATCAGACTCTGACAAGAGAAAGCACTTCATGTTGTCCGTCAAGATGTTCTACGGCAACAGCGCTGACATCGGTGTCTTCCTCAGCAAGAGGATCAAAGTCATCTCCAAGCCCTCCAAAAAGAAGCAGTCCCTCAAAAACGCTGACT tgtgcaTCGCATCAGGAACCAAGGTGGCGCTGTTTAACAGACTGCGATCCCAAACAGTCAGCACACGTTACCTACACGTGGAGGGCGGCAACTTTCACGCCAGTTCCCAGCAGTGGGGTGCTTTTTACATCCACCTGT TGGATGATGAGGAGTCAGAAGGAGAAGAATTCACTGTGAGAGACGGTTACATCCACTACGGCCAGACAGTCAAGCTGGTTTGCTCTGTCACTGGCATGGCCCTGCCGAGACTG ATCATCCGAAAGGTGGACAAGCAGACGGCGCTGCTAGACGCCGATGACCCGGTTTCCCAGCTCCACAAGTGTGCCTTCTACCTGAAGGACACAGAACGCATGTACCTGTGCCTTTCCCAAGAAAGGATCATCCAGTTTCAA GCCACTCCATGCCCAAAGGAACCCAACAAGGAGATGATCAATGACGGCGCCTCCTGGACAATCATCAGCACAGACAAGGCCGAATACACTTTTTACGAGGGCATGGGCCCCGTCCACTCGCCTGTCACCCCCGTGCCTGTGGTAGAGAGCTTACAG CTAAATGGTGGCGGGGATGTTGCCATGCTGGAGCTGACGGGACAAAACTTCACTCCAAATCTGCGGGTCTGGTTCGGTGACGTCGAGGCTGAAACCATGTACAG gtGTGCGGAGAGCATGCTGTGCGTGGTGCCCGACATCTCCGCCTTCCGCGAGGGCTGGCGCTGGGTGCGGCAGCCGGTCCAGGTGCCCGTCACGCTGGTGAGGAACGACGGCATCATCTACTCCACCACACTGACCTTCACCTACACGCCGGAGCCCGGCCCGAGGCCACACTGCAGCGCCGCCGGCGCCATACTGCGAGCCGGGAACTCCAGCCTGCTCAGCAGCAGCGGCCAGGAGGCCGGCGCCGGCGTCTACGGCCCAAACAGCACCTCCAACGCAGGAGTcacatcctcatcctccaccgCCGCGGCTGTGGTCTCCTAA